Genomic window (Pseudomonas hydrolytica):
CTGCCGCATGAAATGGGGCGCATGGCCTGGGCACTGAAGCAGAAGAATCCGCAGGCGCTGTATGACGAGATGGCCAACATGGCCGAGAAGATGCGCAGCAAGGGCAAGGCTGCAAACTGACCATAAGGTCAGCTAAATGCGCCTGCAGGCTTGCCCGATGCGGCCTGCAGGGGTAGGGTGGCCGACCCGGCCTGCCTGCCGTTCTGACCCTGGATACCCCGTGAAACCGATGCCTCGGGCCTTGCTATTGATGGCTCTGGTGCTGGCGGCGATCAACCTGCGCCCCGGCATCACCTCCCTTGCTCCGCTGATCGAGCGGATTGCCACCGAGCTGTCGCTGAGCCGCAGCTTCATCAGCCTGACCACCGCGCTGCCGGTACTGTGCATGGGCCTGCTTGCGCCACTGGCGCCGCGGCTGGCCCTGCGCTGGGGCCTGGAGCGCACCATAGTGCTGTGTCTGGGGTTGATCAGCCTGGCCCTGCTGGCGCGCCTGGCGGCGCATCAGAGCGCCGTACTGATCGGCAGTGCCATCGCTCTCGGCGCCGCCATCGCCGTCGCCGGGCCCTTGCTCTCGGGTTTCATCAAACGCTACTTCTCCGGCCAGATGGGCCGCGTGGTGGGGTGGTATTCGCTCGGCATGGCCATCGGCGGCGCCGGCGGCGCGGTGCTCACGGCGCCGGCGACCAGCCTGTTCGGCGATGCCTGGCATCTGGGCCTGGCGATCTGGGCGCTGCCCGCTGCGCTGGCCGTGCTGCTCTGGCTCTACCTGCCCAACCAGGTGGGCAGCGGCGAAGCGCAGGAGGGCGGTCTACCCTGGCGACAGCCGCGTGCCTGGCTGATCAGCGGTTTCTTCGCCCTGCAGGCGGGGCTGTTCTACGCCCTGGCGACCTGGGTGGTGGCGCGCTATCACGAAGCCGGGCTGAGTCTGCTGCGCAGCAACTCGCTGCTGAGCATTTCCATGCTGATGGGCTTGCCCAGCTCCTTCCTGCTGCCCTGGCTGGCGCAGCGCTTCGATGCGCGCTATCCACTGCTGCTGGCCTGTGGCGCGCTGAGCAGCCTGTGCCTGGCGATGATCAGCTTTGCGCCGACCCTGTTGCCTGAGCTCTGGGCACTGCTGATCGGTTTCGGCCTCGGTGGCTCGTTCGCGCTGTCGCTGGTGCTGCCGCTTTACGAGGCCGGCTCGCCGCTGGCGGTCAGCCGCTGGACCGCGATGATGCTGTTCACCGGCTATTGCCTGGCCTGCATGACGCCGATACTCACCGGTCTGGCGCGCGATCTGTCCGGCAGCTATCGCCTGCCGTTCGCGGTACTGACCGCTCTTGCCCTGCTGATGACGCTGGTCGCCTGGTTGCTCGGGCGCAGCCAGCGGCGCTCGCGTTGAAGAATTCGCGCCAGTTCCTTTCTTGCCCTGGCGCGCTGTGTTAGAAGGCGTTCTGCTTTTTCAGGAGTGCCGGTGTGGAGTCCGAATCCATCGTCTATGGCTGTATCCGCGACTGGCCCTCGGATGATCCCGAGCTGCGTCGCCTGCGTCGGGAAACCAACCACGGCGTGCTGGCCGAGCTGCCGGCCGGCGACCTGTGGCCTTTCCTCGGCCGCGAGATGTTTTCCTTCTGCGAACTGCCGGGGGCGGGCCTGTACCAGACCCAGGTGATCCACTTCGGCGCCAGCTACGGCGCGGTGGAGTACGAGTGGAACCTGTGGATCGAAGCCTTCGAGGCGCTGCTCAAACGCCTGTACTGGGCCAGTGCGGTGGTGCACCTGGAGACCGAGCTCAATGGCATGCACACCTTCCGCTGGGAGTCCGACAGTGGTTTCCACAGCCCGCAGGAGGGCGCCTTGCGCGTGCGCTGCGCCTGGGAACGCGAGGGCACGTTGCGTGGCTAGGGCGGCTGGATGACCAGTTATCTGTGGTTTCTGCTGGCGGCCGTGTTCGAGATCGCGGGTTGCTACGCCTTCTGGATGTGGCTGCGGCTCGATCGCAGCGCCTGGTGGATCGCGCCGGGCCTGCTCAGCCTGGTTCTGTTCGCGCTGATCCTGACGCGAGTGGAGGCCTCTTTCGCCGGGCGTGCATACGCGGCCTACGGTGGTGTGTATATCGTCGCCTCGCTGGCCTGGCTGGCGTTGATCGAAAAGACCCGTCCCATGCTCAGCGACTGGCTGGGCGCGGCGCTGTGTCTGGCGGGTGCGGCCATCATCCTTTTCGCGCCACGCCTGCATACGTCCTGAGCGGGAAAGGCAGCTTCAGGCTGCCTTATGCGTATTAGAAGTAAAAAGTTCCGCTGTCATCAAATCTTTATATATCAGCAACTGAGCTGAAATAACCCCTCGCCAAGATTCCCCCCAGCACGAACGAGCCCTGCGCTCGGGTGTTTTCAACACTAAAAGTCCAACAGGGGAATTTCTCGATGATCCGTAAGCACTTCGCCGGTTTCGCAGCCAGCGCCCTGGCCCTGGCCGTTTCCGCCCAGGCTTTCGCCGGTACCGTCACCACTGACGGCGCCGATATCGTGATCAAGACCAAGGGCGGCCTTGAAGTCGCCACTACCGACAAAGAATTCAGCTTCAAGCTGGGCGGCCGTCTGCAGGCTGACTACGGCACCTTCGACGGCTTCTACACCCGCAACGGCAACAACGCCGACGCTGCCTACTTCCGTCGCGCCTTCCTGGAACTGTCCGGTACCGTTTACAAGGACTGGAAGTACGTTATCAGCTACGACCTGGCTCACAACGCCGGTAACAGCGACGACGGTTACTTCGACGAAGCGTCGGTGACCTACACCGGCTTCAACCCGGTCAATATCCGTGTCGGCCGTTTCGACCCGGACTTCGGTCTGGAGAAGGCCACCAGCTCCAAGTGGATCACCGCCATCGAGCGTTCCGCCATCTATGAAATCGCCGACTGGGTCAACGGCCACGAGAACGGTCTGGGCGTACAGGCCAGCTCGGTCATCGGCAACATGGCGTTCATGTCCGGTGGTGTCAGTGCCAAGGACAGCAACGACACCGACGGCGAGAGCGTCAAGCAGTTCAACCTGCGCGGCGTGTTCGCCCCCATGGCCGAGCCGGGTAACGTTCTGCACCTGGGCCTGAACTACGCCAACCGCGGTCTCGACGACGTTGCTGCCGATGGCCGCATCCGTCCGCGTCTGACCGTACGCGGTGTCTCCACCAATGGTGGTAACGACGCCGGCACCAACGGCAACCGCGCCGTCTTCGGCGGCTTCCAGGGCGTCGCCGGCGACTTCGACAGCGATTCCGCCTGGGGCGCCGAACTGGCCTACGCCATGGGCCCGTTCTCCGCCCAGGCCGAGTACCTGGCACGCAAGCTGAAGGCTGACCGCGCTGGCATCGAAGACATCAAGGCCAACGGCTACTACGCACAACTGGCCTACACCCTGACCGGCGAATCCCGCGGTTACCGTCTGGATGGCGCGCGTTTCGACGCGATCAAGCCGTCCGACAAGCAGCTGGGCGCCTGGGAAGTCTTCTATCGCTACGACAACATCAAGATCGAAGACGACAACGTCACCGTTGCCACCGCTACTCGCGAAGTGGGTGATACCAAGGCCAAGCTGCACACCGTCGGCGTGAACTGGTACGTCAACGACGTGGTCAAGGTCGCAGCCAACTACGTCAAGGCCGAAACTGACAAGATCACCAACACCGCTGGTGACGACGACGGTGACGCCTTCGTGATGCGCGTGCAGTACGCCTTCTAATGCATCGCTGATTCTGCTCCTGAATTGAGCCCCGCCACTGGCGGGGCTTTTTTTCGTCCGCCGCTTTCGCCAGACTGGCGCCATGCCTCTGCACACCTTGCCTCAACTGTCCCAACTGCCGGCCGCCAGCTGGGATGCGCTGCTGCCGACGCCGCAGCCCTTTGTGCGCCATGCCTTTCTGAGCGCCCTGGAAGACAGCGGCAGCGTCGGCGGGCGCAGCGGCTGGCAGCCCTCGCACCGGCTCTGGTACGACGAGCAGGGGCGGCTGCAGGCGGCCATGCCGACCTACGTCAAGCAGCACTCCTACGGCGAGTACGTGTTCGATCACGCCTGGGCCGATGCCTGTCGCCGCGCCGGTATCGCCTACTACCCCAAGCTGCTCGGCGCCGTGCCGTTTTCCCCGGTGAGCGGGGCCCGCCTGCTGGGCGAGCCGCACGCTGCTGCACGGCTGCTCGATGAGCTGAGTGCAGGCCTGCCCGGCGAGGGGCTGTCGAGCTTGCACGTCAACTTCACCACGCCTGCCTGCGATGCGCTGCTCGAGCCGCGTAGCGGCTGGCTGCCGCGTCTGGGCTGCCAGTTCCACTGGCACAACCGCGGCTACCGCGATTTTCAGGACTTTCTCGACGCCCTCAGCTCGCGCAAGCGCAAACAGTTACGCAAGGAGCGCGAGCAGGTGGCCGGGCAGGGCATCGAGTTCGATTGGCTGCAGGGGCATCAGCTGAGCGAGGCGCAGTGGGACTTCGTCTACCTGTGCTACGCCAATACCTATCACGTGCGCGGCCAGGCGCCTTATCTGACGCGGGAGTTCTTCAGCCTGCTGGCCGAGCGCATGCCCGAGGCGCTTCGCGTCGTGCTGGCGCAGCAGCACGGGCGGCCGGTGGCCATGGCGCTGAGCCTGGTGGGCGGGGATACCTTCTACGGGCGCTACTGGGGCTGCCTGGCGGAGTTCGATCGTCTGCATTTCGAAACCTGCTTCTATCAAGGCATGCAGTTGGCCGTGAGCGAAGGGCTGGCGCGTTTCGACGCCGGGGCGCAGGGTGAGCACAAGCTGATCCGCGGTTTCGAGCCGGTGATCACCCGCTCCTGGCATCTGCTGCTGCATCCCGGACTACATGCCGCGGTTGCGGACTTTCTCGAGCAGGAGCGTCCTGGCGTGCTGGCTTATGCCGAAGAGGCGCGCAGCTACCTGCCTTATCGCCAAGGGTGAGGTTGACGGTTATCGGCCGGCATGGCGCGAGATAGGCGCCTGCGAGCCTTTCGTGGGTATGCCCGGGGCCGAACGCGCGTTCGCCAGAAGTTCCCCGGCCTGGAGATTTCTGCAAAAACTCCAGAGTTTTTTGCAAGAAGCCCTTGCACCGGAGCCTCTACATTCCGCCCCTCGCCCGTCTCGTGTGCAGTAGCGTCGTTGCTAGGCTAGACCGCTAGTAAGGAGCGCTGCAGGGCACGAGGCAACTGACCGGCGCGGCGTATGTCGAGCTGGCGGCGGCGAAAACCAGGGAGAGGGGCCGCCATGGCGGCATGAGCATTCCCCGGGTGTGCCTCCAAGGCATTGCCCGTATCTGACCTGGCCCGCCTGGCGGGCGTCAGACCCGGCAGCGGTTGCACCTGCAGTCGCTTGAACCATAACCACGGCCGCGGCCGTGACCAGAAAGAGAACAACAAAATGAGCGAGCAGAACGTTCTTGTTGTAGGGGTGACCTTCGTGGTCTACCTGGTGCTGATGTTGTGGCTGGGCATCGTTGCCTATCGCCGTACCAGCAGCCTGTCCGACTACATCCTCGGCGGCCGTTCCATCGGCCCGACCACCGCGGCCCTGTCCGCCGGCGCTTCCGACATGAGCGGCTGGCTGCTCCTGGGCCTGCCGGGCTACGCCCTGGTAGCCGGCTTCGAGGCCTCCTGGATCGCCATCGGCCTGCTGGCCGGCACCTGGCTGAACTGGCTGTTCGTTGCCCGTCGCCTGCGCGTCTACTCCCACGCAGCCAGCGACTCGGTGACCATGCCGTCCTACTTCGAGCATCGCTTCGACGACAAGTCCCATGCGCTGCGCGTGATCTCGGCCATCTTCATTCTGCTGTTCTTCCTCTTCTACGCCAGCTCCGGTCTGGTCGCAGCCGGCAAGCTGTTCGAGACCGTATTCGGCTTCGACTACCGAATCGCCGTGGTCATCGGCACCCTGGCCGTGGTCTCCTACACCCTGTTCGGTGGCTTCCTCGCCGTGGCCTGGACCGACGTGGTGCAAGGCCTGCTGATGGCCGCCGCGCTGGTGCTGGTGCCGGTGTTCGCCCTCAACGCGGTGGGTGGCGTGGACGCCGCGCATGCCGCGATCGTGGCCAAGAACCCCGAGCTGCTGACCTTCTTCAATGACGCCAAGGGCCAGCCGCTGGGCATCATCGCCATCCTTTCGCTGCTTGGCTGGGGCCTGGGCTACTTCGGTCAGCCGCACATCCTGGCGCGCTTCAAGGCGATTTCCGACGACAAGGACATGCCCACCGCTCGCCGTATCGCCGTGGGCTGGACCGCACTGACCCTGTTCGCTGCCCTGGCCATCGGCTGGGTCGCCGTGGGCTACCTGGAGACCGATCTGGGCGATGCCGAGACCGTGTTCATGGTGCTGGTCAACAGCCTGTTCCACCCGGTGGTCGCCGGTATCCTGATGGCGGCCGTACTGGCCGCGATCATGTCCACCGCCGATTCGCAGCTGCTGGTGAGCTCCTCGGCCCTGGCCGAAGACTTCTACAAGGCGATCCTGAAGAAGGACGCCGGTGGCGCCGAGCTGGTCTGGATCGGCCGTGGCGCCGTGGTGGCGATCGCCATCGTCGCCCTGATCCTGGCGCTGAACCCGGACACCACCGTGCTGGGCCTGGTGTCCTACGCCTGGGCTGGCTTCGGTGCCGCCTTCGGTCCGGCCATCATCCTGTCGCTGTACTGGAAGCGGATGAACCGCAACGGTGCGCTGGCCGGTATCCTGCTGGGCGGCATCACCGTGGTGGTGTGGAAGCAGCTGTCCTCCATGGGCGGCATCTTCGGCCTGTACGAGATCATCCCGGGCTTCATCCTCGCCACTCTCGCCATCGTCGTGGTCAGCCTGATCACCGAAGAGCCGGAAGCGGCCGTCCAGGCGCAGTTCGACGACGTCGAGCGCAAACTGGCGTAAACGCTTGATCCTGGCCGCGGGCGATGTTCCGTAGCCAGTGCTGCAACGGCCGACACCGCAAGGTGTCGGCCGTTTTAGTTTTGTATGGGAATGGCATCGATCCAATGGATGCCGGGCTTCCGCCCGCTGCTGGCATTGGCTAAGGTAGCGCTCCCTGCCTCGGTACTCAGTACAGGTTGTCCATGACCGCGAAAGACCCGCTCCACGGTGTCACCCTGCAAGCCATCCTCACCGCGCTCGTGGAGCGTATCGGCTGGGATGGGCTGGCCCGGCAGGTGGACGTGCGCTGTTTCAAGCATGAGCCGAGCATCAAGTCGAGCCTGACCTTTCTGCGCAAGACGCCCTGGGCACGGACCAAGGTGGAGCAGCTCTACCTGCAGCAGTTTCACCAGCAGAAATAGCAGTGCGTCGCCGGATGCAGTTCGGCCCGCGCCAGCGCAATTCGCTGTCGGCTCAGTTCAGCGCCAGGCCCAGCGCCTGCAGGGCCTGGCGATAGCTGTTGCCAGCCATGCGCAGACCATTGTTATGGTTGGCGCCGTCGATCAGCAGCAGTTGCTTGGGCTCGTTGGCGGCGTCGAACAGCGCCTCGCTGAAGCGCGACGGCACGTAGCGATCGTCGCGCCCGTGGGCGATCAGCACGGGGATGCCCACCTCGCCGATCTTGCTCAGCGAGTCGAACTCCTGCGACAGCAGCCAGCGCACCGGCAACGAGGTATTGGTCACCGCCGCGGCGACATCGCCCAAGTTGGTGAAGCTGGACTCGACGATCAGGCCGGCAGCCTGCGCTTGCTGCCGTTCGCCGGCCAGCTCGCGTGCCAGATTGACGGCTACCGCACCACCGAGGGAATGACCGTAGATGAAGCGTTTGCTTGGATCCGGCTGCAGCCTGGCCAGATGCTGCCAGGCGATCAGCGCGTCCTGATACACGCTGCGCTCGGAGGGCAGCGCGCCGCGGCTCTGGCCGAAGCCGCGATAGTCGACGGCGAGCACGGAAAAGCCCATCGCATGCAGTTGTTCAATGCGAAACAGCTGGCCGGTGAGGTTCCAGCGCGAGCCATGCAAATACAGCAGGGTCGGCGCGTCGTGACGCGAGGACGGCCACCACCAGGCATGCAGGCTCTCGTCGGCCGCCAGGTCGGGGGACTGCAACTGCACGTCCTCGATGCCGGCCGGCAGGCCGCTGAACCAGCGGGCGGTACCCGGTTCGATGCGAAACACCAGTTCGCGCTCGGTCTGCTCCAGTTTGGCGCAGCCGATGGGCAGCAGAACCAGCAGGCTGGCCAGAATGATCAGGCTCAGGCGGCGACGGCGCAGCAGGGCGCTCCAGGATGCAGGCATGGGCGAGGCTCATAAGCTAAACGGGTGATGCTGCCATGGACTGCGCCTGCGCCTGGCGGTTTCATCCCGCCGGCACTGCTCTGGTTACCACGTGTTACCGCCAACTGATCTGCGGCGTGCTCTGGGGCGCCTGGCAAAGGGTGACGCCACCCGGTTCCAGATAGGGCGCGAGTATCGGCGCCATGCCCTTGAGCACCTGTACCGGCAGGGCCGAGGTGAAGGTGAAGCGCTCTGCCTCGCGTCCCGGCACGAAGGCGGTGAGGGTGCCGTAGTGGCGCGGGCCGAGGAAGAACACGAAGGTGGCCGTGCGGTTCATCGCCCGCGAACTGATCACCCGCCCGCCAGCGCCGACGCTTTCGATGCGGTTGTCGCCGGTTCCGGTCTTGCCCCCCAGGGTCAGGTTGCTGCCGTCCTGCAGCTGGAAGGTGCCCTGCAGCCGCCGTGCGGTGCCGCCCTCGACCACCTGGGACAGTGCATTGCGCAGCGCGGCGGCCACTTCCGAGGCCATCACTCGCTTGGCGCCTTGGGTGTTGCGCTCGACCCGCGTCTCGTAGGGCGTGTCGGCGGCGAAGTGCAGTTCGTCGATGCGCAGCACCGGTTGGCGAACGCCGTCGTTCTGGATGATGCCCATCAGTTCGGCCAGCGCTGCCGGCCGGTCGCCGGAACTGCCCAGGGCGGTGGCCAGCGAGGGCACCAGATGCTGGAAGGGATAGCCGAGGTTCTTCCAGCGCCGGTGGATGTCGGAGAAGGCTTCCACCTCCAGCATGATGCGGATACGACTGTCGCGGGCGCTCTTGTGCCGGCTGCGGAACAGCCAGCCATAGACTTCCTGGCGCTCGTCGACGCTGGCGGCCACGGCGTCGCCGAAGCTCGCCTGCGGATTCTCGATCAGAAAGCCCAGCAGCCAGAGTTCCAGAGGGTGGACCCGGGCGATATAGCCCTGGTCCGGCAGGCTGTAGGCGCCGGGGCCGTAGTCCTTATACAGACGCGCGATACGCTGATCGGTGAGTTTTTCCTGCGGCAGCTGGGCGCGCAGGAACGCGGCGAAGGTGGCTTCGTCGGCATGCGGCTGCAGGTAGCGGTGCACGGCGCTCAGGCGTACCGAGGTCTGGCGCAGGCCGCTGAGGAAGGTTTCCAGTCGCTGCTGTTCCGGCTGGCCCTGGTACTTGCGCCAGAAACGCAGCAGGAAGGTCCGCCCCTCCTGATCGGCGAAGCGTTGCAGGTACTCCTGGCGGCGTGGGTCCTTGTCGTCCTTGAGCAGTTCGGCGCTGTTCTGATAGGTGCTGTAGCGCACCAGGTCGCGCATCAGGCGGACGAACGGCAGATTGATCGACTCGCGCAGCGATTCGCGCAGGGTCGGGTTGCGACCGTTGTCCTCGCGGCGGAAGTTGCCGAAGGTATGCAGCCCGCCGCCGGTGAAGAAGCGCTCATGCGGGCTGGCCGAGTAGCGCCGCTCCAGCGCGGCTTCCAGCATGCTGGCCAGGTCGGCGCCGGGATTGGCCAGCAGGTGGTTGACCGCCCAGCGGCTCAGGTAGTCCTGCTCGGCGATCTCGACGCTGCGCAGCTCGGCCGGGCTCCTTCCGGCGTGGCGCTGATGCAACTCGGCAATGACTTCGAGATAGGTGGCCAGCACCCGCAGCTTGGCGGTGGAACCCAGCTCCAGCTTGCTGCCTTCATTGATGTCGAACGGCTGGTCGGTGCTGTCGGTCTGCACGCGCACCCGACTGCCGGTGGCGGTGCGTTCGAACAGGGTAAAGCTGTAGCGCACCTCGGCGGTCTTTTCCGCTGACAGCAGGCGCTCGCCGAACAGGCCGATCTTGCCGGCGAATTCCGGGTCGGCCAGGCGTTGCAGGTAGAGGCTGGCCTCCTGCTGCAGGTCGCGCTGCAGGGTGCTGCGTGCGGCCAGATCGAGGCGGTCCAGATCGTACAGCGGCATGCCCAGCAGATTGGACAGACGTGAGCGGGCCACGCTGATGCCCTTGTCGCTTTCCACCGGGCGCAGGTTGGATTCCTGCTGCCAGTCGCGGTA
Coding sequences:
- a CDS encoding alpha/beta hydrolase; this translates as MPASWSALLRRRRLSLIILASLLVLLPIGCAKLEQTERELVFRIEPGTARWFSGLPAGIEDVQLQSPDLAADESLHAWWWPSSRHDAPTLLYLHGSRWNLTGQLFRIEQLHAMGFSVLAVDYRGFGQSRGALPSERSVYQDALIAWQHLARLQPDPSKRFIYGHSLGGAVAVNLARELAGERQQAQAAGLIVESSFTNLGDVAAAVTNTSLPVRWLLSQEFDSLSKIGEVGIPVLIAHGRDDRYVPSRFSEALFDAANEPKQLLLIDGANHNNGLRMAGNSYRQALQALGLALN
- a CDS encoding GNAT family N-acetyltransferase; translated protein: MPLHTLPQLSQLPAASWDALLPTPQPFVRHAFLSALEDSGSVGGRSGWQPSHRLWYDEQGRLQAAMPTYVKQHSYGEYVFDHAWADACRRAGIAYYPKLLGAVPFSPVSGARLLGEPHAAARLLDELSAGLPGEGLSSLHVNFTTPACDALLEPRSGWLPRLGCQFHWHNRGYRDFQDFLDALSSRKRKQLRKEREQVAGQGIEFDWLQGHQLSEAQWDFVYLCYANTYHVRGQAPYLTREFFSLLAERMPEALRVVLAQQHGRPVAMALSLVGGDTFYGRYWGCLAEFDRLHFETCFYQGMQLAVSEGLARFDAGAQGEHKLIRGFEPVITRSWHLLLHPGLHAAVADFLEQERPGVLAYAEEARSYLPYRQG
- the putP gene encoding sodium/proline symporter PutP, which codes for MSEQNVLVVGVTFVVYLVLMLWLGIVAYRRTSSLSDYILGGRSIGPTTAALSAGASDMSGWLLLGLPGYALVAGFEASWIAIGLLAGTWLNWLFVARRLRVYSHAASDSVTMPSYFEHRFDDKSHALRVISAIFILLFFLFYASSGLVAAGKLFETVFGFDYRIAVVIGTLAVVSYTLFGGFLAVAWTDVVQGLLMAAALVLVPVFALNAVGGVDAAHAAIVAKNPELLTFFNDAKGQPLGIIAILSLLGWGLGYFGQPHILARFKAISDDKDMPTARRIAVGWTALTLFAALAIGWVAVGYLETDLGDAETVFMVLVNSLFHPVVAGILMAAVLAAIMSTADSQLLVSSSALAEDFYKAILKKDAGGAELVWIGRGAVVAIAIVALILALNPDTTVLGLVSYAWAGFGAAFGPAIILSLYWKRMNRNGALAGILLGGITVVVWKQLSSMGGIFGLYEIIPGFILATLAIVVVSLITEEPEAAVQAQFDDVERKLA
- a CDS encoding transglycosylase domain-containing protein; this encodes MGALWQSDPQHRELASNVLPTVDDKPAPRPRRWRLAFYSLLVLSLVAAAALLVFELRSAHFQARELSRYAATLTYRVEPGPSPDILYPADGPFDKRQGYAYLPLMLERLQQRDFTISEQARFSPALMAYSRRGLFPPFVEKSQTGLSISDCRGTPFYEFRYPQQGYADFASIPPLVVSSLLFIENRHLLDTEQPLANPAVDWPRFAMAALSQIGKVLDMQDQSAGGSTLATQLEKYRHSPDGLTLSAGEKLRQMISASVRAYQQGPQTLEARQTIVRDYLNSVPLSAAPGHGEVHGLADGLRIWYGADFERSNALLDPARTPEASLAERGLALRQVLSLMIAQRRPSYYLAQGRKEMEALTESHIRLLAAGGLIDAELRDAALTQKLQYRDWQQESNLRPVESDKGISVARSRLSNLLGMPLYDLDRLDLAARSTLQRDLQQEASLYLQRLADPEFAGKIGLFGERLLSAEKTAEVRYSFTLFERTATGSRVRVQTDSTDQPFDINEGSKLELGSTAKLRVLATYLEVIAELHQRHAGRSPAELRSVEIAEQDYLSRWAVNHLLANPGADLASMLEAALERRYSASPHERFFTGGGLHTFGNFRREDNGRNPTLRESLRESINLPFVRLMRDLVRYSTYQNSAELLKDDKDPRRQEYLQRFADQEGRTFLLRFWRKYQGQPEQQRLETFLSGLRQTSVRLSAVHRYLQPHADEATFAAFLRAQLPQEKLTDQRIARLYKDYGPGAYSLPDQGYIARVHPLELWLLGFLIENPQASFGDAVAASVDERQEVYGWLFRSRHKSARDSRIRIMLEVEAFSDIHRRWKNLGYPFQHLVPSLATALGSSGDRPAALAELMGIIQNDGVRQPVLRIDELHFAADTPYETRVERNTQGAKRVMASEVAAALRNALSQVVEGGTARRLQGTFQLQDGSNLTLGGKTGTGDNRIESVGAGGRVISSRAMNRTATFVFFLGPRHYGTLTAFVPGREAERFTFTSALPVQVLKGMAPILAPYLEPGGVTLCQAPQSTPQISWR
- a CDS encoding OprO/OprP family phosphate-selective porin; amino-acid sequence: MIRKHFAGFAASALALAVSAQAFAGTVTTDGADIVIKTKGGLEVATTDKEFSFKLGGRLQADYGTFDGFYTRNGNNADAAYFRRAFLELSGTVYKDWKYVISYDLAHNAGNSDDGYFDEASVTYTGFNPVNIRVGRFDPDFGLEKATSSKWITAIERSAIYEIADWVNGHENGLGVQASSVIGNMAFMSGGVSAKDSNDTDGESVKQFNLRGVFAPMAEPGNVLHLGLNYANRGLDDVAADGRIRPRLTVRGVSTNGGNDAGTNGNRAVFGGFQGVAGDFDSDSAWGAELAYAMGPFSAQAEYLARKLKADRAGIEDIKANGYYAQLAYTLTGESRGYRLDGARFDAIKPSDKQLGAWEVFYRYDNIKIEDDNVTVATATREVGDTKAKLHTVGVNWYVNDVVKVAANYVKAETDKITNTAGDDDGDAFVMRVQYAF
- a CDS encoding YnfA family protein, whose amino-acid sequence is MTSYLWFLLAAVFEIAGCYAFWMWLRLDRSAWWIAPGLLSLVLFALILTRVEASFAGRAYAAYGGVYIVASLAWLALIEKTRPMLSDWLGAALCLAGAAIILFAPRLHTS
- a CDS encoding MFS transporter, with the translated sequence MALVLAAINLRPGITSLAPLIERIATELSLSRSFISLTTALPVLCMGLLAPLAPRLALRWGLERTIVLCLGLISLALLARLAAHQSAVLIGSAIALGAAIAVAGPLLSGFIKRYFSGQMGRVVGWYSLGMAIGGAGGAVLTAPATSLFGDAWHLGLAIWALPAALAVLLWLYLPNQVGSGEAQEGGLPWRQPRAWLISGFFALQAGLFYALATWVVARYHEAGLSLLRSNSLLSISMLMGLPSSFLLPWLAQRFDARYPLLLACGALSSLCLAMISFAPTLLPELWALLIGFGLGGSFALSLVLPLYEAGSPLAVSRWTAMMLFTGYCLACMTPILTGLARDLSGSYRLPFAVLTALALLMTLVAWLLGRSQRRSR
- a CDS encoding VF530 family DNA-binding protein, with the protein product MTAKDPLHGVTLQAILTALVERIGWDGLARQVDVRCFKHEPSIKSSLTFLRKTPWARTKVEQLYLQQFHQQK